One Rhodothermaceae bacterium genomic window carries:
- a CDS encoding GWxTD domain-containing protein, with product MACYVLVLLLWQVPSPDLGPAREAVGNQEYERALQILDSFFESDTTNVEGRYLRGIALRERGRNPTLKSRLQQLLTRSANDFEFVLAQDSAYQDVLLQYAILKRYQNDLEQAITLGESQLRHRPELNYVLPRLLSFYWRYLVTTEPEEARLWLRRQTGTLSKVFVGRAYERQGLYEAAEDIYRENEEANQTISLLARARLDFARMRPEEGTRSVEEAITNLNGKVDALILFEEIKMIASPAELAAFERIEGPEGYRRFFNVFWNRRNPMPAAPHNARMAEHYRRLRVAEQDYLFNGFRSWFRSMFTYDESYFPPTYLLSSDFTDQGIVFIRHGEPDDYTIGEANSWLYNDSVLVFHFAPTCISQICGITEHFVPSPVGPTFEASLVGLDALDAERRSAAFLAAGLSSDRHRWPSSTRHWEVPYVVGAFRGIDGRTLLEVYYKVSLHETARISGPDSIIVETGFAVHGNDWDRINYIREQTTYVRGAPGTIDRFQLDLPAESFHFALHARVLGGVHLQATRFRYTVPRFTDMGLQLSDILLADSIDTVPDAVGRDEVILYVNPSGRFSRSETPVVYFEIYNLEREPDGQTRYRIAYSLIPQDGDRTGAITLQTSEQRSFQMSPISYVSIELEEASRGSYTLEVVVEDLVTGATAQAVRVLTLQ from the coding sequence ATGGCTTGCTATGTTCTTGTACTGCTGCTTTGGCAGGTTCCTTCACCGGATCTGGGACCGGCGCGTGAAGCAGTTGGCAACCAGGAGTACGAGCGTGCACTCCAGATATTGGATTCGTTTTTTGAATCGGACACAACCAATGTGGAAGGACGCTATCTCCGCGGAATCGCTCTGAGAGAGCGTGGCCGTAATCCAACCCTCAAAAGCCGCCTGCAACAATTACTCACTCGTAGTGCGAACGATTTTGAATTTGTTCTCGCACAGGATTCGGCTTACCAGGATGTTCTGTTGCAGTACGCCATCCTCAAACGGTACCAAAACGATCTGGAGCAGGCCATTACATTGGGAGAGTCCCAGTTAAGGCATCGCCCAGAGCTGAATTATGTGTTGCCACGACTATTGTCATTCTACTGGCGCTACCTCGTAACCACGGAGCCAGAGGAGGCAAGGTTATGGCTTCGACGCCAGACAGGAACCCTGTCCAAAGTCTTCGTCGGCCGGGCGTACGAGCGACAAGGCCTGTATGAGGCGGCAGAGGATATCTACCGCGAAAATGAAGAGGCTAACCAGACCATTTCACTACTGGCGAGGGCACGGTTGGACTTTGCACGGATGCGCCCAGAAGAGGGAACTAGGTCCGTGGAGGAAGCGATCACCAACCTGAATGGAAAGGTGGATGCTCTGATCCTCTTCGAAGAAATAAAAATGATCGCCAGCCCTGCAGAATTGGCTGCATTTGAGCGAATTGAAGGTCCAGAGGGGTACCGCAGGTTTTTCAATGTCTTCTGGAATCGCCGGAATCCGATGCCAGCAGCTCCCCACAATGCACGCATGGCAGAGCACTACCGACGATTACGCGTAGCAGAGCAGGACTATTTGTTCAACGGGTTCCGCTCATGGTTTCGGAGTATGTTTACATACGACGAATCCTACTTCCCACCTACATATTTACTCAGTTCTGATTTCACGGACCAGGGAATCGTATTCATTCGTCATGGAGAGCCAGACGACTACACAATCGGAGAAGCAAATTCCTGGTTGTACAATGACTCCGTGCTGGTATTTCATTTTGCTCCGACCTGCATTTCACAGATCTGCGGGATCACAGAGCACTTTGTGCCGTCCCCCGTTGGGCCCACCTTCGAAGCATCACTTGTGGGCTTGGATGCGTTGGATGCGGAGCGAAGGAGTGCAGCGTTTCTTGCTGCCGGATTAAGTTCGGACCGACATCGATGGCCTTCCAGCACCCGGCATTGGGAGGTACCCTACGTTGTGGGCGCATTTCGAGGGATCGACGGGCGAACATTGCTGGAGGTTTACTACAAAGTCTCTCTACACGAAACGGCACGAATTTCTGGACCTGATTCCATCATCGTGGAAACCGGCTTTGCCGTCCATGGCAATGACTGGGATCGCATCAACTATATCCGGGAGCAAACAACGTATGTCCGGGGAGCTCCCGGGACCATTGACCGATTCCAGCTTGATTTACCTGCGGAGTCCTTCCATTTCGCACTCCATGCCCGGGTGCTGGGGGGAGTGCATCTTCAGGCAACCCGATTTCGCTACACGGTGCCCCGGTTTACCGATATGGGCTTGCAACTCAGTGACATTCTCCTGGCAGACAGCATCGATACCGTGCCGGATGCAGTCGGGCGTGATGAGGTGATCCTGTATGTGAACCCATCCGGGAGATTTTCAAGATCTGAAACGCCCGTCGTGTACTTTGAGATTTATAACCTGGAACGTGAGCCGGATGGACAGACCAGATACCGCATTGCCTATTCGCTGATTCCTCAGGATGGTGATCGAACCGGAGCTATCACTTTGCAGACGAGTGAACAGCGAAGCTTCCAGATGTCACCAATCTCTTATGTCTCTATTGAATTGGAGGAGGCATCGCGTGGAAGCTACACATTGGAGGTAGTAGTAGAGGATCTGGTCACGGGGGCAACTGCACAGGCTGTAAGAGTACTGACGCTGCAGTAG
- a CDS encoding polyprenyl synthetase family protein, producing MEENQKEPVVAVRDFQSVVEDDLKEFSRHFKAAMRVEHGLLNLVLQYFLRQKGKRIRPLLVLLTAKTCGGIRERSYRAAALVELLHTATLVHDDVVDKSEKRRGAFSINALWGNKVAVLLGDYFLSRGLLLALEHDDFDLLRVLSDAVKRMSEGELRQVQRSRNMDVDEESYYRIISDKTASLLSACTRCGALSAGADEQSLKAMGEYGEQLGLAFQIRDDLFDFGTQEVGKPVGADLQKKLVTLPLIHALEVADLSERKQILKIIRRGKQSKESRQIILEFVKSTGGLAYAQKRMKDHVKAAQSLLEVFPDSEARRAMHALSHYVVSRKK from the coding sequence ATGGAGGAAAACCAGAAGGAGCCGGTGGTTGCGGTGCGAGACTTTCAATCCGTTGTGGAGGACGACCTGAAGGAATTTTCCCGCCATTTCAAGGCGGCCATGCGTGTGGAACACGGGCTGCTAAATCTGGTGCTGCAGTACTTTCTGCGTCAGAAGGGGAAGCGGATCCGGCCACTACTGGTACTTTTGACTGCTAAAACATGTGGAGGTATCCGCGAGCGGAGTTATCGCGCTGCTGCGCTGGTTGAACTGCTTCATACGGCTACACTTGTGCACGATGACGTGGTAGATAAATCAGAAAAACGACGAGGCGCCTTTTCCATCAACGCACTTTGGGGCAATAAGGTAGCCGTTCTACTTGGAGACTATTTTCTAAGCCGCGGCCTGCTCCTGGCACTGGAACATGACGACTTTGATCTGTTGCGCGTTCTCAGTGACGCAGTTAAACGTATGAGTGAGGGAGAACTCCGACAGGTACAGCGTTCTCGCAATATGGATGTTGATGAAGAATCCTACTACAGGATCATTTCGGACAAAACGGCCTCGCTCCTGTCCGCATGCACACGCTGTGGTGCATTGAGTGCGGGTGCAGACGAGCAAAGCCTGAAAGCGATGGGAGAATATGGGGAGCAATTGGGGCTGGCATTTCAGATCCGGGATGATCTCTTTGATTTTGGGACGCAGGAAGTTGGGAAGCCTGTTGGAGCAGACCTTCAGAAGAAACTGGTGACGCTCCCTCTGATCCATGCACTTGAAGTGGCAGACCTGTCCGAGCGAAAGCAAATCCTGAAAATTATACGCAGAGGGAAACAGTCAAAGGAGAGTCGGCAGATCATTCTTGAGTTTGTCAAATCAACCGGGGGGCTCGCCTACGCGCAAAAGCGTATGAAGGATCATGTGAAAGCGGCACAATCTTTACTGGAAGTTTTTCCAGACTCCGAGGCTCGCAGGGCCATGCACGCGCTCAGCCACTATGTAGTCTCGCGGAAAAAATAG
- a CDS encoding acyl-CoA dehydrogenase has product MEQYGYSVLILWQGIGIGIVGASLLAYFGARIWIWGIAFLLLIYSAGAPVWFLLVAALVTLIFALPPLRRTLFTRPVMQTIKRMGLLPAISDTERVALEAGKVWVEGELFSGRPNWTRIREAPYPRLSSEEQQFLDGPVQDLCDLVDDWKVWADRQFSDEAWRLMEREKMFGMIIPKKYGGLGFSAMVNSAVVMKLQSHCSPLATTVMVPNSLGPAELLIHYGTQAQREWYLERLATGALLPAFALTEPGAGSDAGAIQANGVLFKDESGDINIRLNWKKRYITLSTVADVLGIAFKLRDPDHLLGQQENLGITCALVPSDTPGIKRGRRHDPLGVPFANAPFEGHDVVVPLEAIIGGEKGVGAGWRMLMESLAAGRGISLPASALGGSKAVYLGVSAHSAVRRQFGLPIGRFEGIEEPLARIGGFVYLMDAARVYTLGAIDSGETPAVVTAILKYNLTELSRKIINDGMDVMGGNAISSGPRNILAHHYISNPIAITVEGANILTRTLMIFGQGALRCHPWAYKEILALGENDPVRFDRAFIGHIGHVVRNTARCLILGITHGHVARVPGRGVVRKYLRRLNWVSASFAFMADLAMASLGGALKRKEKITGRFADIFSWMYLASATLRRFEAEGMRKEDLPYFKWAMEYAFAEIQKAFEGLLANMRVPGLTWWVRGPALLWHRFNSFGRGPSDKLGHKVAQLMQTPGPQRNRIAAGVYLGKDRTRGLSRMEHAIDLVAGVRPIEAKVSKAVRSGALARKPKNTRFDRALEAGIISTEEAAQIREAAKVAWEAVQVDDFDEATYSRHHAST; this is encoded by the coding sequence CGCCACTCCGCAGGACTCTATTCACCCGTCCTGTCATGCAGACCATTAAGCGAATGGGATTGCTGCCAGCTATTTCGGATACGGAACGGGTGGCATTGGAGGCAGGAAAGGTATGGGTAGAGGGAGAATTGTTTTCCGGGCGCCCAAATTGGACTCGTATCCGGGAGGCGCCTTACCCCAGGCTGAGTTCAGAAGAGCAGCAATTTTTAGATGGTCCCGTCCAGGATTTGTGTGACCTAGTTGATGATTGGAAGGTATGGGCAGATCGGCAGTTCTCCGATGAGGCCTGGCGACTGATGGAGCGGGAGAAAATGTTTGGGATGATCATTCCCAAGAAGTATGGCGGCCTAGGATTTTCTGCAATGGTGAACAGCGCGGTAGTGATGAAACTACAGTCGCACTGTAGCCCACTCGCAACAACCGTGATGGTGCCCAACTCTCTTGGGCCTGCAGAACTGCTCATTCATTATGGTACGCAGGCACAGCGTGAATGGTACTTGGAACGTTTGGCTACCGGAGCACTTCTGCCGGCGTTTGCACTTACAGAACCAGGGGCCGGGAGTGATGCTGGAGCAATACAGGCGAATGGGGTTCTGTTCAAAGATGAATCTGGAGATATAAACATCCGGCTCAACTGGAAAAAGAGATATATCACGCTGTCAACCGTGGCCGACGTCCTGGGGATTGCATTCAAGCTAAGGGATCCAGACCATCTCCTCGGCCAGCAAGAAAATCTCGGAATCACCTGTGCTCTGGTTCCCTCAGATACTCCAGGCATCAAGCGCGGACGAAGACATGATCCACTGGGCGTTCCCTTTGCGAATGCCCCCTTTGAGGGTCATGATGTAGTTGTCCCCCTTGAAGCAATTATTGGTGGGGAAAAAGGGGTGGGAGCTGGATGGAGGATGCTGATGGAATCGCTGGCAGCCGGACGCGGGATATCGCTTCCAGCATCTGCCTTGGGAGGCTCTAAAGCGGTTTATCTCGGAGTTTCAGCTCATTCCGCCGTCCGACGCCAGTTCGGACTCCCTATCGGAAGATTTGAAGGCATTGAAGAGCCGTTGGCACGTATCGGCGGATTTGTGTATCTCATGGACGCTGCCCGGGTCTATACACTTGGAGCTATTGACAGTGGAGAAACACCCGCTGTAGTCACTGCGATCCTCAAATATAATTTGACCGAATTGAGCCGCAAGATTATCAATGATGGAATGGATGTTATGGGGGGCAATGCCATCTCGTCCGGCCCGCGCAATATCCTAGCACATCACTATATCAGCAATCCCATTGCAATTACGGTGGAAGGTGCAAACATATTGACACGGACCTTGATGATCTTCGGTCAGGGAGCACTGCGCTGCCACCCCTGGGCATACAAGGAAATCCTCGCATTGGGCGAAAATGATCCTGTGCGGTTTGACCGTGCATTCATTGGGCATATTGGACATGTCGTGCGAAATACTGCGCGGTGTTTGATCCTGGGAATCACACATGGCCATGTGGCGAGGGTACCCGGTCGCGGGGTTGTGCGGAAATACCTTCGGCGACTGAACTGGGTGTCCGCCTCCTTTGCGTTCATGGCAGATCTGGCGATGGCCTCCCTAGGTGGCGCACTGAAACGAAAGGAAAAAATCACTGGCCGCTTTGCCGATATTTTTTCCTGGATGTATCTGGCTTCCGCCACACTCCGACGGTTTGAGGCCGAAGGGATGCGGAAGGAAGATCTTCCATACTTCAAATGGGCCATGGAGTATGCCTTTGCTGAAATTCAAAAGGCCTTCGAAGGTTTACTTGCCAATATGCGCGTTCCAGGTTTAACCTGGTGGGTGCGCGGACCGGCATTGCTCTGGCACAGGTTCAACAGCTTCGGGCGAGGCCCGTCCGACAAGCTGGGACACAAAGTTGCACAGCTTATGCAGACTCCTGGTCCGCAGCGAAACCGAATTGCTGCCGGAGTTTACCTCGGAAAAGATCGTACCCGCGGACTGAGCCGCATGGAACACGCAATTGACTTGGTTGCCGGGGTTCGTCCCATTGAGGCCAAGGTTTCAAAGGCAGTACGTTCGGGCGCGTTGGCAAGAAAGCCCAAAAATACACGATTCGATAGAGCCCTTGAGGCCGGAATAATTTCTACAGAAGAGGCGGCGCAAATTCGGGAAGCTGCCAAGGTCGCGTGGGAGGCCGTGCAGGTGGATGACTTCGATGAAGCGACGTACTCGCGGCACCATGCATCTACATAG
- a CDS encoding general stress protein CsbD has translation MATERMNENWRQVCSQIRSIWSEVEFEDKEMKRARGNMRKMVQLIHDKTGEPTGEIFQKISAII, from the coding sequence ATGGCAACTGAGCGTATGAACGAAAACTGGCGGCAGGTATGCAGCCAGATTCGGTCGATTTGGAGTGAGGTCGAATTTGAGGACAAAGAAATGAAGCGGGCGCGGGGAAATATGCGCAAGATGGTCCAGCTCATTCACGACAAGACCGGTGAGCCAACAGGCGAGATCTTTCAAAAGATTAGTGCGATCATCTGA